In a single window of the Pithys albifrons albifrons isolate INPA30051 chromosome 19, PitAlb_v1, whole genome shotgun sequence genome:
- the CBX4 gene encoding E3 SUMO-protein ligase CBX4 translates to MELPAVGEHVFAVESIEKKRIRKGRVEYLVKWRGWSPKYNTWEPEENILDPRLLIAFQNRERQEQLMGYRKRGPKPKPLVVQLPSFARRSNILTGLQDPAVDTRPKMDLGSSGKSQQHQYELNSKKHHQYQPNGKESSMKHQSHSKGKYYYQLNSKKHHHYQPDPKMYEPHYQPSSKEPQGQACLDSNKNPLVAHPDKWAHGPAKNLLGPVKNLTAESKNGAEKNLSSGTGPPPRDRVTSNGLGGKMKIVKNKNKNGRIVIVMSKYMENGMQAVKIKSGEPPRKRAAEERTPKKGGEEKVEAWRKPGEERVVGSNGLSKAEGEGRQPPTEMEESPQKTALAKELPLPPADQPLQLTTKPDLVPWSLSPVCEHSPSSMGLNLSSAGSRKRCLSEPHMEREPGKKRLTSRSISAPTCLSPPAPEQPEPPAQPEVILLDSDLDEPIDLRCVKPRAEGELALAQVKPEVPPPPPAEKPATEPPQPQEAVEEEEEEEEEEAESLQEFKPFFGNIIITDVTANCLTVTFKEYVTV, encoded by the exons ATGGAGCTGCCGGCGGTGGGAGAGCACGTCTTCGCCGTGGAGAGCATCGAGAAGAAGCGGATCCGAAAG GGCAGAGTCGAGTACCTGGTGAAATGGAGGGGATGGTCGCCCAA aTATAACACGTGGGAGCCGGAGGAGAACATCCTGGACCCCCGGCTGCTTATCGCCTTCCAGAACAG GGAGCggcaggagcagctgatggGATACCGCAAGCGGGGGCCCAAGCCAAAGCCGCTGGTCGTGCAG CTTCCCTCCTTTGCCCGCCGCTCAAACATCCTCACAGGGCTGCAGGACCCAGCTGTGGACACCAGGCCCAAGATGGACCTTGGTTCCTCAGGGAAGAGCCAGCAACACCAGTATGAGCTCAACAGCAAGAAGCACCACCAGTACCAGCCCAACGGCAAGGAAAGCAGCATGAAGCACCAGTCCCACAGCAAAGGGAAGTATTACTACCAGCTGAACAGCAAGAAGCACCACCACTACCAGCCGGACCCCAAGATGTACGAGCCCCATTACCAGCCCAGCAGCAAGGAGCCACAGGGCCAGGCCTGCTTGGACAGTAACAAGAACCCCCTGGTTGCCCACCCGGACAAGTGGGCTCATGGCCCAGCAAAAAACCTGCTGGGGCCAGTCAAGAACCTCACAGCAGAGAGCAAAAATGGGGCTGAGAAGAACCTGTCCAGTGGTACTGGGCCACCCCCCCGGGACAGAGTGACCAGCAACGGCCTTGGGGGAAAGATGAAGATAGTCAAGAACAAAAACAAGAACGGGCGCATTGTGATCGTCATGAGCAAGTACATGGAGAACGGCATGCAAGCCGTGAAGATCAAGTCTGGGGAGCCTCCCCGGAAACGGGCTGCAGAGGAAAGGACTCCAAAGaagggtggggaggagaaggtggAGGCTTGGAGGAAGCCAGGGGAAGAGAGGGTGGTGGGCAGCAATGGCCTGAGCAAAGCAGAGGGCGAGGGGCGGCAGCCCCCCACGGAGATGGAGGAAAGTCCCCAAAAGACTGCCTTGGCCAAGGAGCTGCCCCTTCCTCCAGCAGACCAGCCCTTGCAGCTCACCACCAAGCCAGACCTCGTGCCCTGGTCCTTGAGTCCTGTCTGTGAGCACAGCCCTTCCTCCATGGGACTGAACCTCTCAAGTGCTGGCTCACGGAAGCGCTGCCTGTCAGAGCCACACATGGAGCGGGAGCCGGGCAAGAAGCGCCTGACGTCACGGAGCATCAGTGCCCCCACGTGcctcagccccccagccccggaGCAGCCAGAGCCACCTGCCCAACCCGAGGTCATCCTGCTGGATTCAGACCTGGACGAGCCCATAGACTTGCGCTGCGTGAAGCCGCGGGCAGAGGGTGagctggccctggcacaggtgaaGCCAGAggtgccaccaccaccaccggCTGAGAAACCAGCCACAGAGCCTCCGCAGCCCCAGGAggctgtggaggaggaggaggaggaggaggaggaggaggctgagtCCCTGCAGGAATTCAAGCCCTTCTTTGGGAATATAATTATCACAGACGTGACCGCAAACTGCCTGACCGTGACCTTCAAGGAGTACGTGACGGTGTGA